In a single window of the Nicotiana tomentosiformis chromosome 8, ASM39032v3, whole genome shotgun sequence genome:
- the LOC138898030 gene encoding uncharacterized protein, with protein sequence MEWASWWIGNLESLWLGVHLNVVSAYAPHVGLDEEVKRRFWEGLNEIVRQVPPAEKLFIRGDFNGHIGLTVGGYGEVHGGFGFGERNGGGTSLLDFAKSFGLVIANSNFPKREGHLVTFQNVTAKTQIDYLLLRRCDRELFKDCKVIPGEILTTQHMLLVMDVGIMLKMRKRYARGRPRSRWGSLTKDKAQELERRLSAMGAWKSSGDASTMWSATTNYIMEAAREMLRVSTCVSSGHKGDWWWNEVVQGKVKAKKTAYLKLVVSIGEDDRRACMERMIGERAWRGIR encoded by the exons atggagtgggcatcttggtggatagggaacttagagagtctgtggttGGG AGTGCACCTAAACGTCGTTAGCGCCTATGCgccgcatgtgggcctagatgaggaggttaaacggcgCTTCTGGGAGGGGTTAAATGAGATTGTGCGCCAGGTTCCGcctgctgagaagctattcataagaggggatttcaatgggcatattgggttgACCGtaggtggttatggcgaggtgcatggaggcttcggttttggggagaggaacggaggaggtacatcgttgttggacttcgctaaatcttttgggttggtgattgcgaactctaacTTTCCAaagagggaggggcatttggttacttttcaaaatgtgacggcgaagactcagattgactatcttctcctcaggaggtgtgacagagaGTTGttcaaggattgcaaggtgattccgggtgagatactcaCGACGCAACATatgctcttggtgatggacgttggtattatgttaaagatgAGGAAAAGGTATGCGCGAGGAAGACCGAGAAGCAGATGGGGatccttaactaaggataaagcccaagagttggagaggcggttgtcggctatgggagcgTGGAAGAGtagtggtgacgcgagcactatgtggtcagcgacaaCAAACTATATTATGGAGGCTGCGAGAGAGATGTTAAGGGTCTCGACGTGCGTCTCtagtgggcacaaaggagactggtggtggaatgaagtggtccaaggtaaagtgaaaGCGAAGAAGAcagcgtacctgaagttagtggtgAGCATAGGAGAGGATGATAGGCGAGCATGCATGGAGAGGATGATAGGCGAgcgtgcatggagaggtataaggtag